A genomic region of Nymphaea colorata isolate Beijing-Zhang1983 chromosome 2, ASM883128v2, whole genome shotgun sequence contains the following coding sequences:
- the LOC116247945 gene encoding uncharacterized protein LOC116247945 has product MGRTAMTTVHHFSHGHPLQLVSFTQAQQPNLKTQCCGPPFSSWTNHGRSSEPLYACEHCNFYVHKGCLQLPQLITHPSHPAHPLTLLPVCHYPDATFSCDACSRSSSCFSYNCAHCSFDLHVYCASMPLAVSHGSHPHRLSLSFACPYPEDGDFQCDLCRGKGGSAWLYRCAPCGFDAHLDCARRIGPVTGVPAQPMGAPRAVAPTQPVRPYSPAPNYQVGPRPPVHPLRPSAGQPYAVAQAPRLTGTGLPPQFRPVGLRPVMPGRPQAAQAQPMAWNQPATQPTVEASLQLNFGDGGDQSGGQGDGGQNGTSGDQSQDGYSDNGGANAGNCDSGSQGVDYAGDGGAEYCSYEASAGEAYFINSDEGQNFVGCEVECDDFVCDD; this is encoded by the coding sequence atggggaggACAGCGATGACGACGGTGCACCATTTCAGCCATGGCCACCCTCTGCAACTAGTCTCTTTCACCCAGGCCCAGCAGCCCAATCTCAAGACCCAGTGCTGCGGCCCCCCCTTCTCCTCCTGGACTAACCATGGCCGCTCCTCCGAGCCTCTCTACGCCTGCGAGCACTGCAACTTCTACGTCCACAAGGGCTGCTTGCAGCTTCCCCAGCTCATCACCCATCCCTCCCACCCCGCCCACCCCCTCACCCTCCTGCCCGTCTGCCACTACCCCGACGCCACCTTCTCCTGCGACGCCTGCTCCCGATCTTCCAGCTGCTTCTCCTACAACTGTGCCCACTGCTCCTTCGACCTCCACGTCTACTGCGCCTCCATGCCCCTCGCCGTCAGCCATGGCTCCCACCCTCACCGGCTTTCCCTCTCTTTCGCCTGCCCCTACCCTGAAGACGGCGACTTCCAATGTGATCTCTGCAGAGGGAAGGGAGGAAGCGCCTGGCTCTACCGCTGCGCCCCTTGTGGCTTCGACGCCCACCTCGACTGCGCTAGACGCATCGGCCCCGTGACCGGTGTGCCCGCTCAGCCCATGGGAGCTCCGAGAGCAGTGGCACCCACCCAACCTGTCCGACCATACTCACCGGCGCCCAATTACCAGGTCGGCCCAAGACCACCCGTCCATCCCCTCCGACCATCTGCCGGCCAGCCATATGCAGTTGCACAGGCTCCAAGACTAACCGGAACAGGTCTTCCGCCACAGTTCAGGCCGGTAGGTTTGAGACCGGTGATGCCTGGTCGGCCACAGGCAGCGCAGGCTCAACCAATGGCTTGGAACCAACCAGCCACCCAGCCGACCGTGGAGGCGTCTCTGCAACTTAACTTTGGGGATGGCGGTGACCAAAGCGGGGGACAAGGGGATGGAGGGCAGAACGGTACTTCTGGAGATCAAAGTCAAGATGGTTATTCTGATAATGGAGGAGCAAATGCAGGGAATTGCGATTCAGGGAGTCAAGGGGTGGACTACGCCGGTGACGGAGGAGCGGAGTATTGTAGTTACGAAGCTTCGGCTGGCGAAGCCTACTTTATTAATAGCGATGAAGGACAGAATTTTGTTGGGTGTGAGGTGGAGTGTGATGATTTTGTGTGTGACGATTGA